A window from Opitutia bacterium ISCC 52 encodes these proteins:
- a CDS encoding sigma-70 family RNA polymerase sigma factor, producing the protein MDRWERPLTSFAWRYVQNETDAQDLVQETFVKVYKNKDKFRPDTRLSAWLFTTLANQCRNFGRWKRRHPTVALLNMRNSAEESENTVKTDPSDSEPTPRHERSDQRHG; encoded by the coding sequence ATGGATCGTTGGGAACGACCGTTAACCAGCTTTGCATGGCGCTACGTGCAAAATGAAACGGATGCACAAGACCTCGTCCAAGAAACTTTTGTAAAAGTCTATAAGAACAAAGACAAATTCAGACCAGATACCCGCCTTTCAGCTTGGCTTTTCACGACCTTGGCCAACCAATGCCGCAACTTTGGCCGCTGGAAAAGACGCCACCCTACAGTTGCCTTACTTAACATGAGAAATTCAGCTGAAGAGTCTGAAAATACGGTAAAAACGGATCCTTCTGATTCGGAGCCAACCCCCCGACACGAGCGCAGCGACCAACGACATGGTTGA
- a CDS encoding sulfatase, which translates to MVRLTIFLFLTLLSVFSGALSAKEEKLNVLFIAADDLTSSIACFGDPIAVTPNLDRLSNMGVRFDNAYCQIPLCNPTRASLMTGLRPDTIKVYDLEVHFRDAAPNAVTLPQLFQKAGYKSMRVGKIYHYGVPRQIGTNGLDDPASWNQVVNPKGRDKDEEHLITNLEPHRQISAALSWLAAEGTDEEQTDGMITTEAIRLMKENKDKPFFLAAGFFRPHTPYVAPKKYWDLYPIEKIKIPYAPEGDREDIPKIAFAHNNPVPNYNLAIEDVLKAKQAYYANVSFVDAQVGRLLDALEELGLADNTVVAFWSDHGYNLGEHNGIWQKRCLFEESASAPLIIYSPNQKGNGKPSKQIVEFVDIYPTIAELCGLESPKDAEGKSLLPLLNNPNKKWKGEAFTQVLRPGDGLPVMGASIRTDRWRYNEWNEGQQGVELYDHFEDPNEFNNLASNPAYTKTIRELSAKLRKTVNGQVPTSPFNPPRL; encoded by the coding sequence ATGGTTCGACTGACTATATTTCTTTTTCTTACTCTCCTTTCCGTATTCTCAGGTGCCCTATCCGCTAAAGAAGAGAAACTAAACGTTCTATTCATCGCCGCGGATGACCTGACCAGCTCAATCGCTTGCTTTGGAGATCCGATCGCTGTAACGCCAAATCTGGATCGTCTATCAAACATGGGAGTTCGATTCGACAACGCTTACTGCCAGATACCCCTTTGTAATCCTACCCGTGCATCGCTGATGACCGGTCTACGGCCCGATACGATCAAGGTCTACGACCTGGAAGTTCACTTTCGAGATGCTGCTCCAAACGCAGTTACCCTACCCCAGCTTTTCCAGAAGGCCGGTTACAAGTCCATGCGAGTGGGCAAGATATACCACTATGGCGTCCCCAGACAAATAGGGACCAATGGCTTAGACGATCCCGCTTCTTGGAATCAGGTAGTAAACCCCAAAGGGCGAGACAAAGACGAAGAGCATCTCATCACCAATCTGGAGCCGCATAGACAAATCAGTGCAGCGTTGAGTTGGCTGGCTGCAGAAGGAACAGATGAGGAGCAAACGGATGGAATGATAACCACGGAGGCTATTCGCCTGATGAAGGAAAATAAAGATAAGCCGTTCTTCCTGGCCGCAGGATTTTTCCGCCCACACACACCGTATGTAGCTCCGAAAAAGTATTGGGACCTCTACCCAATAGAAAAAATCAAAATACCCTACGCACCGGAAGGTGATCGAGAAGACATCCCAAAAATCGCATTTGCCCACAACAACCCGGTCCCCAATTACAACCTGGCCATCGAAGATGTCCTTAAAGCCAAACAGGCTTACTATGCCAATGTAAGCTTTGTGGACGCACAGGTTGGAAGATTATTAGACGCCTTGGAAGAGCTGGGACTGGCAGATAACACGGTTGTCGCGTTCTGGAGTGACCATGGCTATAATCTGGGAGAACATAATGGCATCTGGCAAAAACGTTGCCTGTTTGAGGAATCAGCTTCGGCGCCCTTAATCATTTATAGCCCCAACCAAAAAGGAAACGGCAAGCCCAGTAAACAAATTGTCGAGTTTGTAGATATCTACCCAACCATAGCAGAACTTTGCGGATTGGAATCACCAAAGGACGCTGAAGGGAAAAGCCTGCTCCCCTTGCTCAACAATCCTAATAAGAAATGGAAAGGCGAAGCTTTCACCCAAGTGCTCCGCCCAGGTGACGGCCTCCCTGTCATGGGTGCCAGCATTCGCACCGATCGCTGGCGTTACAACGAATGGAATGAAGGCCAGCAAGGAGTGGAACTTTATGATCACTTTGAAGACCCTAACGAGTTCAATAATTTAGCATCAAACCCAGCTTATACGAAAACCATTCGAGAGCTGAGCGCAAAGCTAAGAAAAACGGTCAATGGGCAGGTCCCAACGTCGCCATTTAATCCACCAAGACTTTAA
- a CDS encoding glycine cleavage system protein R: MSIHLVITFMGKDQPGLVESVASVVAREGGNWLESRMSHLGGQFAGVLRVAIEEAKEASLLKSLLQLQESGLSITVRSELAASSQLKRSLVTLELLGSDQVGIVSRISGLLASLDVNVEELHTELTTAPMSAELLFKARGLLQLPASLAPETLRDELEAVAADLMVDLQLQREI; this comes from the coding sequence ATGAGCATTCATCTGGTGATAACATTTATGGGAAAAGACCAACCTGGATTGGTTGAGTCGGTCGCTTCAGTGGTGGCCCGCGAGGGGGGCAATTGGCTCGAAAGTAGAATGTCCCATTTAGGTGGGCAATTTGCCGGAGTCTTGCGTGTAGCCATTGAAGAAGCAAAGGAAGCCTCCCTATTGAAATCGCTTTTGCAGCTGCAGGAGTCTGGCTTGAGTATTACAGTGAGATCTGAACTAGCTGCTTCAAGTCAGCTCAAGCGATCCCTTGTGACTTTAGAGCTCCTTGGGAGTGACCAGGTAGGCATTGTAAGTAGAATCAGTGGTTTACTGGCGAGCCTGGATGTTAATGTCGAGGAACTGCATACAGAACTCACTACGGCCCCGATGTCTGCTGAACTGCTGTTCAAAGCGAGAGGGTTGCTGCAATTACCAGCCAGTTTGGCTCCTGAAACGTTACGTGACGAATTAGAGGCTGTGGCCGCTGATTTGATGGTCGACCTGCAACTGCAAAGGGAGATTTAA
- a CDS encoding aldo/keto reductase, with protein MKFRSLGSSGLLVSPVCLGTMTYGSPVEGADAIKLTHGAIDLGINFIDTANAYEGYNRVLGSSGGVAEEILGKALSDRRDRVILATKVGAPLGPGPQDAGLSPTTIGRELDASLKRLNTDYIDLYILHWPDKHTPLEATLSAIETAVRQGKIRSFGVSNHFAFDLCELLWLSDKHGWPKPVSSQIPYSMLKRHFNIDLEFCDKHNIGVTPYQILEGGLLTGKYKRGQEIPEGSRMQENPNWLSNPEEGIYNQLEATEALAKEAGIPFSQYTVAWTLAQQAMSSVVLGVKTLKQVEDAIAGANAQLSEDLLAKQDGITPPPHRHSAPFVRPTSTS; from the coding sequence ATGAAATTTCGATCTCTCGGCTCAAGTGGCCTTCTTGTATCTCCTGTTTGTCTCGGAACAATGACCTACGGTTCGCCTGTTGAAGGGGCCGATGCGATAAAATTAACTCATGGAGCCATTGATTTGGGTATCAACTTTATAGATACGGCAAATGCCTACGAAGGCTACAATCGAGTATTGGGCTCTTCGGGCGGTGTCGCAGAAGAGATACTCGGAAAAGCTCTTTCAGATAGAAGAGACCGGGTGATCCTCGCGACCAAGGTAGGCGCACCACTCGGTCCTGGCCCACAAGATGCCGGACTTTCCCCTACCACGATTGGAAGAGAGCTGGATGCCAGCCTTAAACGCCTGAACACCGATTACATCGACCTCTACATTCTTCATTGGCCCGACAAACATACACCACTAGAAGCAACCTTGAGTGCGATTGAAACGGCTGTCCGCCAGGGGAAAATCCGATCTTTTGGTGTGTCCAATCACTTCGCTTTCGATCTCTGCGAGTTGCTCTGGTTATCAGATAAACATGGGTGGCCCAAACCGGTGTCCTCTCAAATCCCCTACAGTATGCTGAAACGCCACTTCAACATCGATCTTGAATTTTGCGACAAGCACAACATCGGTGTCACACCCTATCAAATCCTTGAAGGTGGGCTGCTAACCGGTAAATACAAGCGAGGGCAGGAAATCCCTGAAGGATCCCGGATGCAGGAAAACCCCAACTGGCTATCGAATCCTGAAGAAGGCATTTATAATCAGCTAGAAGCCACTGAAGCATTGGCAAAAGAAGCAGGTATTCCATTTTCTCAATACACCGTCGCCTGGACCTTAGCACAGCAAGCTATGTCTTCCGTAGTACTGGGAGTTAAAACACTGAAGCAAGTTGAAGATGCAATTGCCGGAGCAAATGCTCAGTTATCAGAGGACCTATTGGCTAAACAGGATGGCATCACACCGCCTCCGCATCGGCATAGTGCCCCATTTGTCCGCCCGACCAGCACGAGTTAA
- a CDS encoding sulfatase gives MKSTFPPHSISVVLCIFTGLALAWGPSVKAKDSQPNILFIMSDDHTYQAIGSYGSHLKEYCPTPNIDQLANEGILLKNVYCTNSICTPSRASILSGQYSHVNGLMTLVDTWDRDHQPNLAAELQQAGYETAIIGKWHLHSEPIGFDYYKVLPGQGLYFNPLLKEKGKPWKDHNEGGEPYEGHSSDVIGNETLKWLKEQRDDDKPFFLMCHFKAPHGIWENAPRFNDLYADDEIPEPHSLFEDKSDRSDGSRNYGSTLGPTNQIRNRVARMQNDFWPGGPLDITGMTKKEQTRAAYQRYLKDYLRCVAGVDENVGRVLAYLKSEGLEDDTLIIYTGDQGMMLGEHDHVDKRWAFEESMRMPFIARYPKEIEANSINKDIINNVDFAPTILDFAGVKAPAAMQGRSFRQNLRGQTPDDWRQSTYYRYWMHRAHHDIPAHYALRTQRYKLIFYYGLALHPRMDEIWAYGPGEEINEANLHQVSSWGATKPASTPARLELFDMEKDPYEQQNVYNDPAYAKVAEDLKQQLLSIKQEVKDLDAQYPELLKRRSQIW, from the coding sequence ATGAAAAGTACTTTTCCCCCACATTCAATCTCGGTGGTTTTATGTATCTTCACCGGTCTCGCATTAGCTTGGGGACCATCAGTCAAAGCAAAAGACTCGCAGCCCAATATTCTTTTCATTATGTCCGATGACCATACCTATCAGGCCATTGGCAGCTATGGGAGTCACCTGAAAGAATATTGCCCCACCCCAAATATCGATCAACTGGCCAACGAAGGCATATTACTCAAGAATGTTTATTGTACCAACTCCATTTGCACGCCCAGCCGCGCGTCTATCCTAAGCGGTCAATACAGTCACGTAAACGGACTGATGACCCTCGTGGATACTTGGGATCGCGACCACCAACCCAACCTAGCAGCGGAATTGCAACAGGCGGGTTACGAAACAGCCATCATAGGAAAATGGCACCTACACTCTGAACCGATCGGCTTTGACTACTACAAAGTCCTCCCCGGTCAAGGCCTCTACTTTAACCCTCTTCTCAAAGAGAAAGGAAAACCTTGGAAAGACCACAATGAGGGCGGTGAGCCCTACGAAGGCCATTCCAGTGATGTAATCGGCAATGAAACACTGAAGTGGCTCAAGGAACAACGGGACGACGACAAACCCTTTTTCCTCATGTGTCACTTCAAGGCGCCCCATGGCATCTGGGAAAATGCGCCCCGATTTAACGACCTCTATGCAGATGACGAGATCCCTGAACCCCACAGCCTGTTTGAAGATAAAAGTGATCGTTCCGACGGTTCACGAAATTACGGTAGCACTTTGGGTCCAACCAATCAGATACGAAACCGGGTAGCTCGCATGCAAAACGACTTTTGGCCAGGTGGTCCGTTGGACATCACGGGCATGACCAAGAAAGAACAAACTCGCGCAGCCTACCAAAGGTATTTGAAAGACTATCTTCGATGCGTCGCCGGAGTTGATGAAAATGTAGGTCGGGTTCTGGCCTACCTTAAATCGGAAGGCTTGGAGGATGATACCCTGATCATATACACCGGCGACCAGGGCATGATGCTTGGTGAACACGATCACGTGGATAAGCGTTGGGCATTTGAAGAATCCATGCGCATGCCATTTATCGCCCGCTACCCAAAAGAAATCGAAGCCAATAGTATCAACAAAGACATCATCAACAATGTCGACTTTGCCCCGACCATTCTAGATTTCGCCGGAGTAAAAGCTCCCGCAGCCATGCAAGGTCGTTCTTTCCGTCAAAACCTGAGAGGGCAAACACCCGATGATTGGCGGCAATCCACTTACTATCGCTATTGGATGCATCGTGCTCATCACGACATACCAGCGCATTACGCCCTGCGCACCCAACGATATAAACTCATCTTTTATTACGGATTGGCACTCCATCCACGCATGGACGAAATCTGGGCCTATGGACCCGGTGAAGAAATTAACGAAGCCAACCTGCACCAGGTTTCCTCTTGGGGAGCCACCAAACCGGCTTCTACTCCAGCTAGGCTGGAGCTGTTCGACATGGAAAAAGATCCTTACGAACAACAAAACGTTTACAACGATCCAGCCTACGCCAAAGTTGCGGAAGATCTAAAACAACAACTGCTCTCCATCAAACAGGAAGTGAAAGATTTAGATGCCCAATACCCTGAACTCCTGAAAAGACGTTCCCAGATCTGGTAA
- a CDS encoding sulfatase-like hydrolase/transferase, with amino-acid sequence MKYTKLIVLFPLITGLLSIFVGCSESNSSPSSKPNILFILVDDLGKEWVSTYGGENIETPHIDQLAAGGMQFSNAYVMPQCTPTRLSFLTGQYPYRHGWVNHWDVPRWGGGAHYDWNRNPCISMVMKDAGYKSAIAGKWQINDFRVQPEAMIEIGFDDYCMWTGGEGNNPPSDERFWDPYIHTKEGSFIREGEYGETMFVDFLIDFMKKNKDDPMFLYYPMVLTHTPFVTTPDERDVETDLDKHKAMVRYTDKVLGKLVQALDDLGIRDNTIIIWTTDNGTTGEITGHQNGRTVKGAKASTTEPGLCVPFIVNSPGLVPEGVKTDALIDVTDLLPTFAELGGGKLQEGYTYDGKSFADLILGKSQDSQRSWMLGMGGRNEAALTEDGVENAYAFRDRVIREKRFKLYVSHKKEPEKLVDVLADPDEQTNLITSSDPEAQAALARMSDLISTFPERDNDPIYDPNPDQPWDVAITEQSEVWKK; translated from the coding sequence ATGAAATACACTAAACTTATCGTTCTCTTTCCGCTCATAACTGGGCTTCTATCGATTTTCGTTGGTTGCTCCGAAAGCAATAGTTCTCCTTCCAGCAAACCTAACATCCTGTTTATCCTGGTCGATGATTTAGGTAAAGAATGGGTATCAACCTACGGTGGTGAAAATATCGAAACACCCCATATCGACCAACTGGCCGCTGGAGGCATGCAGTTCTCGAATGCCTATGTCATGCCTCAGTGCACCCCTACCAGACTTTCATTTCTTACCGGACAATATCCCTATCGTCATGGCTGGGTGAACCATTGGGACGTTCCTCGCTGGGGAGGGGGTGCCCATTACGACTGGAATCGCAATCCCTGCATTTCCATGGTCATGAAAGATGCGGGCTACAAGTCGGCCATTGCTGGCAAATGGCAGATTAACGATTTCCGGGTGCAACCCGAAGCAATGATTGAAATTGGCTTTGACGACTACTGCATGTGGACCGGAGGCGAAGGCAATAATCCACCCAGCGATGAACGATTCTGGGATCCCTACATTCATACCAAAGAAGGTAGTTTCATCCGTGAAGGTGAGTACGGCGAAACCATGTTTGTCGACTTCCTCATCGACTTCATGAAGAAGAACAAAGACGACCCGATGTTCCTCTACTACCCCATGGTACTCACGCATACTCCATTCGTCACAACTCCAGACGAACGGGATGTCGAAACCGATCTGGATAAGCACAAGGCCATGGTTCGCTACACCGACAAAGTATTGGGAAAATTGGTACAAGCCTTGGACGACCTTGGTATTCGCGACAACACTATCATCATCTGGACCACTGACAATGGTACCACGGGCGAAATTACCGGCCATCAAAATGGCCGAACCGTAAAAGGGGCAAAGGCCAGTACAACTGAACCAGGACTCTGCGTACCCTTCATCGTCAACAGCCCGGGATTGGTTCCTGAAGGCGTGAAGACAGATGCTCTCATCGATGTCACAGATCTGCTACCCACTTTTGCGGAACTCGGAGGCGGAAAGCTCCAAGAGGGTTATACCTACGACGGGAAATCCTTCGCCGACCTCATTCTGGGCAAAAGCCAAGATAGCCAACGGAGTTGGATGCTTGGCATGGGCGGTCGAAACGAAGCAGCTCTCACCGAAGACGGTGTGGAGAACGCCTATGCCTTTCGCGACCGAGTGATTCGTGAGAAACGCTTTAAGCTGTATGTGAGCCATAAGAAAGAGCCCGAGAAGCTGGTCGATGTATTGGCTGATCCTGACGAACAAACGAATCTGATAACAAGCAGCGATCCTGAGGCCCAAGCTGCACTCGCTCGCATGTCAGACCTCATCAGCACCTTTCCTGAGAGGGACAATGATCCCATTTACGATCCCAATCCCGATCAACCGTGGGATGTAGCAATTACCGAACAGAGCGAGGTCTGGAAGAAATAG
- a CDS encoding energy transducer TonB, whose product MRIRIPKSLSSFALIILINLGQSTASTAVENFESLEVIHSVLPAYPTGMTFEGIFDGSAQVIVNVNELGEVEDVYLASYTHPLFGKLAEEYIQKWKFKPAKLNGEPLSVIKPFDFKFEDRRGVFSMGIHEAAASKLRFSNFVNGKRIYSPRELDEIPEPISMTTPLYPAEFKGKGIEGSATVLFHIDEEGNIRMPHVTEYSHDSFGKTALLAVDKWKFNPPLG is encoded by the coding sequence ATGAGAATACGTATCCCAAAATCACTTTCCTCTTTCGCCCTTATTATCCTTATTAATCTTGGTCAAAGCACTGCTTCGACTGCGGTTGAAAACTTTGAATCATTGGAAGTTATCCATTCGGTGCTTCCGGCATATCCGACGGGTATGACTTTTGAAGGCATTTTTGACGGATCGGCCCAGGTTATAGTGAATGTAAATGAGCTGGGCGAAGTTGAAGATGTATATCTAGCCTCCTATACGCATCCATTGTTTGGGAAATTGGCCGAAGAGTACATCCAGAAATGGAAATTTAAGCCTGCAAAACTCAACGGTGAGCCTCTATCCGTTATTAAGCCATTTGATTTTAAGTTTGAAGATCGCCGAGGTGTATTTTCAATGGGAATACACGAGGCTGCCGCTTCCAAATTACGGTTCTCTAATTTCGTCAATGGGAAGCGGATTTATAGCCCGAGGGAATTGGATGAGATTCCTGAACCCATCTCTATGACAACGCCCTTGTATCCCGCTGAGTTTAAAGGAAAAGGAATCGAAGGTTCTGCTACCGTTCTTTTCCATATCGATGAAGAAGGGAATATTCGAATGCCTCATGTGACAGAGTATTCTCACGATAGTTTTGGAAAAACGGCGCTGCTCGCCGTGGATAAATGGAAATTTAATCCCCCCCTTGGTTAA
- a CDS encoding RNA polymerase sigma factor, with protein MVEYLKKAISNLPHDLKTTLILYQHEGLSYKEIAEIVGCSTKGVETRLYRTRKQLKRALLPKFSETDRIAATPDQATG; from the coding sequence ATGGTTGAATACTTAAAAAAGGCAATTAGCAACCTTCCGCACGATCTGAAAACCACATTAATACTCTACCAGCATGAAGGCCTTTCCTACAAGGAGATCGCTGAAATAGTCGGTTGTAGCACTAAGGGCGTTGAAACTCGCCTCTACCGTACTCGCAAACAATTGAAACGAGCCCTGCTACCCAAGTTTTCAGAGACAGATCGGATTGCGGCCACTCCGGACCAAGCAACAGGTTAG
- a CDS encoding TonB-dependent receptor, giving the protein MMKNYYKLLCLGASTLALSWVSGFAQEDDIYQLNPFSVEEEEGGYASTVTISGTGMRTSLMNVPMSINVITSEFLEDSLIGDFTEALDYNTSITQTTRNNLGATRPSSFSIRGFRNRNLLVDGVTGGLYIPPHLIDRIEVVKGPNTLYGQSDPGGLINVITKKPKAEAGGYITLSAGSNSRVGVKLDYTIRAMNDKLGLRVLTEYKDHDGWRWVDGQETNFLGVSGTYDFTDKTQGSFMFGDNHQKGFPTQRATWSFERTPTDLNGDGDTDDNVDGVNESNTRYNNSFIPEEYVTSTPGNIFDSDNNFLTMGLRHSFSETHNLQYTYTFHDTHQVVSFREFNTFSPNSADPGNKISDANNTINQSRSSDEVHTINDIIDFETGAVRHQLLIGYRKAETTAGGEGSYRLRGARANEQAILEDIQARTGKVFRQFLYQDDILNGVKIWEDDVPSPAELRAFGIRTNNNDRTYTDIDTFYATDNMYFMEDRLNILAGIRRTEFDQRSTLLGGLPNASLEGSDTNFQLGGVYRINETVSFFANMADAFEPQSGSNPDTGELIGAQTSDAIEVGFKFIDLADGRLSGSIAAFNIQKDNVVRRDFNPVTFMSDQSVTSDESEGIELEMFYNPTENWNIVASYSWIDAVVVGDVATGLRLEGATPHRFSLFTNYTVEDGPMEGLRFGGGVVHADGPIQQFGNIANRFVTEDGYTEVNLFARYPTMIGDQPVTFGLNIDNATDVFYVRSRAATNEARTFLLSASFDL; this is encoded by the coding sequence ATGATGAAAAACTACTATAAACTGCTGTGCCTTGGTGCCAGCACCCTAGCGCTCAGCTGGGTTTCCGGCTTCGCCCAAGAGGACGATATATATCAACTTAACCCATTCTCTGTTGAAGAAGAAGAAGGCGGTTATGCATCCACGGTAACCATCTCCGGCACAGGTATGCGGACATCGCTGATGAACGTGCCTATGTCGATCAACGTTATCACTTCGGAATTTCTCGAAGATAGCTTGATCGGTGATTTCACCGAGGCTTTGGATTACAATACATCCATTACACAAACGACGCGGAACAATTTAGGCGCCACTCGCCCATCTTCATTTTCCATCCGCGGTTTCCGTAACCGGAACCTGTTGGTTGATGGTGTTACCGGTGGACTTTACATTCCTCCCCACCTCATCGACCGGATAGAGGTAGTAAAAGGTCCCAATACTTTGTATGGCCAATCGGATCCAGGAGGACTCATTAATGTCATCACCAAAAAGCCGAAAGCAGAAGCTGGTGGTTACATTACCTTAAGTGCGGGTAGTAACAGTCGTGTAGGAGTGAAACTGGATTACACGATCCGTGCAATGAACGACAAATTAGGTTTGCGTGTTCTTACTGAATACAAAGACCACGATGGTTGGCGCTGGGTGGATGGCCAAGAAACCAATTTCCTCGGAGTATCAGGCACTTACGACTTTACCGATAAAACCCAAGGTTCATTCATGTTCGGAGATAACCATCAGAAAGGATTTCCTACTCAACGGGCTACCTGGTCATTTGAAAGAACCCCTACCGACTTGAATGGAGACGGAGACACCGATGACAACGTAGATGGAGTCAATGAATCGAACACTCGCTACAACAACTCTTTCATTCCTGAAGAATACGTAACGTCCACACCTGGGAATATTTTCGATTCCGATAACAACTTCCTCACAATGGGCCTTCGCCACTCATTCAGTGAAACACACAACCTACAATACACATATACCTTCCACGATACACACCAGGTTGTTAGTTTCCGTGAATTCAATACCTTCAGTCCGAATTCTGCTGACCCAGGCAATAAGATATCTGACGCCAATAACACCATAAACCAAAGCAGATCCAGCGACGAAGTTCATACGATCAATGACATCATCGATTTCGAAACCGGAGCGGTGAGACACCAGCTTCTAATTGGTTATCGCAAAGCCGAAACAACAGCAGGAGGAGAAGGCAGCTACCGCTTACGTGGAGCTAGAGCGAACGAACAGGCAATCCTTGAAGATATCCAGGCAAGAACCGGCAAAGTATTCCGCCAATTTCTATACCAAGATGATATTCTCAACGGTGTGAAAATCTGGGAAGACGATGTGCCTAGCCCTGCAGAATTGAGAGCCTTTGGTATTCGTACCAACAACAATGACCGCACCTATACGGACATCGATACCTTCTATGCTACAGACAATATGTATTTCATGGAAGACCGCCTCAATATCCTGGCAGGTATTCGTCGTACTGAGTTCGACCAAAGATCCACCTTACTGGGAGGTCTTCCAAACGCTTCACTCGAAGGCAGTGACACGAACTTTCAATTAGGCGGTGTCTATCGCATAAATGAAACGGTAAGCTTCTTTGCCAATATGGCTGATGCATTCGAACCACAAAGTGGATCAAACCCTGATACAGGTGAACTTATTGGCGCGCAAACCAGTGATGCCATTGAAGTCGGATTCAAATTCATTGACCTGGCTGACGGGAGACTCAGTGGATCTATTGCGGCATTCAACATTCAAAAAGACAACGTTGTTCGACGGGACTTCAATCCAGTCACTTTTATGTCCGATCAATCCGTGACCTCTGACGAAAGTGAAGGCATCGAGCTGGAAATGTTCTACAATCCAACGGAAAACTGGAACATTGTAGCCTCCTATAGCTGGATCGATGCAGTAGTAGTAGGCGATGTAGCAACCGGCCTCCGCCTGGAAGGTGCGACACCACACCGATTCTCACTATTCACAAACTATACGGTTGAAGATGGACCCATGGAAGGGCTCCGCTTCGGTGGTGGTGTGGTTCACGCAGATGGCCCTATCCAGCAATTCGGTAATATCGCCAACCGCTTTGTAACGGAAGACGGTTACACCGAAGTTAACTTGTTTGCACGATACCCAACTATGATCGGTGACCAACCCGTTACTTTCGGCCTCAACATCGACAACGCAACCGACGTATTTTACGTCCGTTCGCGTGCGGCAACCAACGAAGCTCGCACATTTCTGTTATCAGCCTCTTTCGATTTGTAA